The genomic window AActatggaagtgtatgtggatgatatgctgGTAAAGTCCGAGGTGGCGAGTGACCACATCAAGCACCTGATGGAGATGTTTAACATTCTAAGGAGGTTTCGTATGAAATTAAATCCGCAAAAATGTGTGTTCGGCATGGAGTCGGGCAAGTTTCTCGGGTTCATTGTCAACcacaggggaattgaggccaacctcGCAAAGATCAAGGCATTAATGGATATGAAGGCACCCACCAATGTGAAACAAGTGCAGAGTTTGACTGGGAGAATCGCCgctttaaatcgatttgtttCCAAGTTGTCCGATAGATGCAAGGAATTTTTCAAGGCGATTAAATTAGCTGGGTAAGACTTTGTATGGACGTCAGAATGTGAAGAggctttcaaaagaatcaaggagcaaCTGGGAAACCCTCCTATGTTGTCAAAGCCGTTGGATGGGGAATCTCTAATACTGTACCTCGCAGTGTCTGAATATTCGATCAGTGCAGTTCTGGTAAGAGAAGAAGATGGGCAGCAATCACCAGTGTACTACGTGAGCAAGTGGTTACACGACGCTGAAACTCGCTACACAAGCATGAAAAAACTGGTTTACGCCCTGATTCTTGCGTCAAGAAAATTGTGACCGTATTTTCAAGCCGATAGAGTTGAAGTTCGTACAGCGTACCCGCTGCGACAGGTCCTGCATAAACCAGAGTCATCAGGCAGAATGCTGAAATGGgctgtggagttgggacagtttgatttggaatatgtACCTCGAACAGCGATAAAAGGGCAAGCCTTAGCCGATTTCTTGTTGAAATTTGATTCTGAAATTGATAATAAAGCTTTGGTAATGCTACATCCACCTCGTGCTGAGGAGTCTTTGGAGGAGTTTCCGCAtccttggtggatcttgcatgtagatggggcggttaacaatggaggagcaggtgCGGGTATAGTACTTGTGTCTCCGGAAGGCCACCATCTGATGAGCGCcattcatttcaagttttatacaaccaataatgatgcggagtatgaGGCGCTGATTAATGGCCTAAAAATCGCTTTGGAAATGGGGGTGCGAAACTTAATTACAAGAAGTGACTCAAAGTTGGTAGTGAATCAGGTGAACGGGGGATTTAAAGCGCGAGGCCCACGAacagaattatacttgagatgtACACAGTGCCTGATTGGAATGTTAAAAGAAGTTAGATTGGAATGTGTTCCGCGGGAGAAGAATAGTAATGCGGATGCTCTGGCAAAAATGGGGTCGCAACAAGAGGCTGTGTTGTTAGAATCCATCCCCCTTGAAATCCAGGAGATTCCTAATATCCCAGAGATAGAAACTATGCGAGTGGATGAGGCTCCCAAGAAAATATGGATGACGCCCATTCTAGCTTACATTCGCAAGGGAATACTCCCCGAGGATAAGTTTATGGCTCGCCGACTCCGCTATCAGGCTGCGAGATATGTGATATACGATGAAGTCCTGTACAAGAGAGGGTTCAACCAACCTCTGCTTAGGtgtgttgaagaagaagaaggaaattacatcctAAGAGAGGTACATGAAGGAATCTGTAGCAATCACTCAGGGGTAGCTCGTTGGCAATGAAAGTTTTGCGCCAAGGGTATTATTGGCCCACAATGAGAGAAGATGCTATAAATTTTATTAAggcatgtgatcgctgccagcgcttTGCAAACTACTTGTCTATGCCGGCGACACTCTTGACGTCTATGGCAAGCCCGTGGCCGttcgccatgtggggaattgatcttatcggagaattgccgaaagctaaaggcgacgtcaagtatgcagtggttgcggtcgattactttactaaatgggcggaAGCTATGCCACTGGCTACTATCACTGCAAAGAAAATCAGGGATTTTGTTTTCAACTCAATCGTATGTAGGTTTGAAATCCCTTACAAGCTTGTCTCCGACAATGGAAAGCAGTTTGATAGCAAGGAATTGCGACAGCTATGTGAGGAGTTGAAAATCAAAAGGAGTTTGCGGCGGTCGatcatcctcaaagcaatggacaaacagaagctgttaacaaaataataaagcataccctcaaaaccaagctggaggaacgcaaagggaattggcctgaagaactcccgaaggtgatgtggtcatacaacactacgccacaatctactacgggagaaacgccgtttatgctgacttacagctacgaagctatggtccccgtggaaGTTGGATCGGGATCACTTCGCAGAGATTGTTACAGAAAAGAAGATGCtgaggttaatcaaaggcttcatttagATCTCTTAGAGGAGATGAGCGAAAATTCTCAGCTAAGGCTAGCGGCATATCAACAACGCGccgcaaggtattataacaagaaggtaaaagGACAATTGTtgaaggtgggagatttggtaCTTAGGAAAGTGATGCCCAATACAAAGAACCCCCGacatggagtgtttggagctaattgggaaggaccatacagaATAAAGTCCATCCTGTGAaaggggacttatcaccttgaagatatggaagggaagctggttccgcgagcttggaatgcggaacatctccgaaagtattaccagtaaggcgcgactttggccccttacatatttctttttattatttTGGGTTATGCCCGGATTATAGGCAAGAATTAAATAAGTTCCTCCTAGCCtggggggtagtgcatgtactacttatcttggaactagttgaagggtcattttttagaaataatttccccacagagcatagtagccgtgggactggtgcacttttgacaccagagcgcattataaataaaatttttaaactTTCCAAAAGGATATTTGCTTGGTTTGCTTGGTTTCATGACGCGTCCTAAacatagggcgcgccctaagtaaGGGCTTTATATGAATGATAACTGAAGTAGTGGTTGTCAAAAGGAACAATGAAACTCAAGTAAAATGGAACTAGGAAGTGTACTATTTTCAAGGATGCGCCCAAGTTATCTTGGTtgatgctcctttagactgaATGTTACTGTAATTTTGACAACataattgaaaaagaaaaagtcctTGTTAAGGACGCGTCCTGCTTAAAGGATGATGTATTTTGGATCGAAGGTGAGGCGCGTCAAAACCATAAGACGCGCCCAATTGAGCCTTGTGCCTTGATTAAATACGCAGGTATAACGTGGTGCTATGCTTATATGTTTTGcaaataaaaatattcattaaataaataaaaaaacgCGTCCAGTCAAGGAGGACGCGCCCAGGATGGTTACTTGCTTAACTGGTGATAGTCAAAATAGACGTGTCCTAAGACTAGGATGCGTCCATGTGAATGGCAAAATATGATGTTAAGTAAAAATATGCATGGATAAGGCAAAGAGGTTTTTATAAAAAGTGCAGGCAAATGAAGTTCAAACATAGATACTACAACTTGCAAGGCTTCAAGGGGCCCGCACCCTTAAAATAGTTCAAGTACATAAAAGATAAAGGACGCGTCCTAAGCATGAGGCGCGTCCTGTGGTTTGTCTTGGTCTTCCGCAGGGGGAGGCTGAGTCTGAAGTGGAGCAGGATCAGGGGACGCATCCTCTTCCTCTAAGCCCAGAAAAATCCTTTTGTTCTTGATGGAGTCTGCGGCCCTGACCCTGAAATCATTTACCCATATCTGGGTATCTGCATCAATCTTTGAAAATGTATACTCTGGGTCGTTGGCAATGAACCCAGAGCACCATTTTTCAAACCCAGCCTGGAAGCCGTGTTGGTAAACTAGCTTCTTCTCCTCTGTCCATCCAGGCAGCCTATAATCATTTAGGGTGTCAAGCTCCAGCTGTATAGTGGAATTCAGCGCAATGACACTGTCCATTTGCTTTTCTATTGAGGAGACGTTACCTTCCAACACAGCTTTTTCTGTTTCTAGACGCGTCCTCTCCCCCTCCAGACGTTTGATCTCAGCATCTTTTTCTTGGACAAGCAGTGTAATGTATCTCTCCAGGGATTTAACTTTGTCTTCGGCCTGGCTCTTTGCAGTGTTTGTAGCAGCAAGACGCGCCCTAAGCCTGGCGGCCATATTAGCACTCTGCCTGGCATGCAGGTGAAGTTCAGCTGCAGCCCTCACCATGGCCTCCTCTGTTTGCTGCTCTGTTCTAAAAGTCCAACCTCTGACTTCATCCTCTGTTAAATCCCCgacagaggacgcgcccaggTATCTGAGAACGAAAGACTGGTCATCAGGAACTACCTTTTGACGCTTCAAGGGCGCGTCCTCCACCTTCTAGGGAATGTCAAACACGGTAGTGTCGATTATCTTTGGTGGAGGAGAATGAGTTGCAACAGGAGGTGGGGTTTTTGCCTTTGGATCAACCTTTGTAGGGGCAGTTTTTTTGCCCTTAGCTTTTTGGAGGCCCCAATTGCGAATCCTTTGGGAAGAGAGGCCATATCTGCGATATAAACATGAAAAGTGATTAGTTATGTACAAGAAGACGCGTCCTGAAAGTAAGACGCGTCCATATTATGATGCTACATGCATGAAAAGATGGCAATCAAAATAAGTAAGTGTGTAAAGATATAACAAGGAAAGTGAAAGACATGAGTAATGCATATGTGTGTCATGCAAAGAATGACGCGCCCTATACATATAGCGCGCCTTGCCTAGGGACATATTGGCTATGACAGATTATGGAAAAACATAAGCCAtgagaatataaaacaggcaggACGCGCCCTTAGTAGATGTATGTGCGTGAAATATTTTTGATTTTTATGAAGGTTGACATTTTACGAATGGGGAGCTAATAATTGTAGCTGTGGACGCGTCCAAAAACTTATGACGCATCCTCCCTCACTTAAACTTACCTTGTTCTAAGTTGAATTGCTTACTAATATCGATTTCGATCACCTCCGCGGCACTAAGGCCCCTGGTTTTTTCTGAGATTGTAAGAACGGGTTTGCCGTTGTGAAACTCACGAAACTTGTAGATAGAGCCAACCCGGGAAGACAACGCGCCCACCAGCTTAAGGTTATCTTCTGTAATCATGTCCTTGAGGTTAAAAGGCTTCTCTGCATATTGGAGAACCTTGTCTGCCCTCTTTTTCCTTTTCCCTGATAGTTCCTTCTGGACTCTTTTGTCTAGAGATAAAGGATAGTAAGAATTTGTTAAAGGAAAAGGGAGGACACGCCATATCACGAGGACGCGTCCAGTGTATGAAATCATGTTTTGCGAGTCACTTACTTGGTTCTAAGTTGAAACGAACACGGGATCTCTTGACGTCATAGATATAGAAGAAGGGTTCTTTCCAATCCCTTTCATGGCTGATCTTGCCCTCATTAAATCCCTTGTTGTTCAGCCACTTGTTGACAACGAAGAAGTGATAACCAGGAATTGATTTTCTTATGCTGAAAAAGAAGCTGAATTCCTTCATAGAGGGTGCGCCCAGTCTGAGGTTGTGGTACATTATGTACAAAGCCCAAGCCAGTTTGTATGAGTTTGGAGACAGTTGGATCGGAGCAACGTCATACCACTTCAGGATCTTCTTAATGTATGGGTGCAAGGGCGCGCCCACGCCTAGAGAAATTAATTTTGGTGTAAGCACCATTCTGGGGATCCTTTGGTTCCCGATATTGAAGATGTGTGGTCTCATGGTCCGAAGAGGGCGCGCCCAGATGCCTTCCATGTCGTAGTATTTCATGTGCCATTGGATTTCCAGGTCAGTCGCAGTAGAATCAAGGGCTACGCATGCCAGCTTACCTTCTTTTTTCCTTCTAGCATTTTTCTCTGCTTCAGTAAGGGTACCGAGCCTCGCCCAGTTACAATCTACTTCTACATCTGAAGGTTTCCAATGCTCTAGGGGAGAATCAAACTTCTGAGGAGATACGGGGTATGTCTCAAGGTCAGGAACCCTTCTTTCGAACTCACTTACGCTGTGAGGGGACGCGTCCCCAGAATAAGCCGCGTCCTGAGAAGTTGATGCGTCCTGTGTGTTTGACTCGTCCATATTTGAAACAGTTATTCCTCGGGTCTTTTAGCTTGGGGTAGGAACAATTTCATCGTCCAACCAATCTTCGATGGCGGTCCTAGTATGGAGAACTGGAGTTATTTGCCTTTTAACTCCCTTCTTTTCCATTCTTTAGCTTATGGGAACATGGGCCATGGAATCGGAGCTGGAATCAGACATTATTGGGTTTTTTGATTTAAGGGAACTAAAGACGCGTCTTTCTGCTCTAAGGAAGGAATTCATCCTGTGGATTTCGGGAAAATCGGGTTTAAAAGAGATCAGGTGTGGGGAATAGATTCCAATACGTTTGTTGAGAGCCTTAAATGGGTGAAATGGTGAGGAAgaagacgcgtcctccagctgcaaTAAGGAATAAACATTTGAGGACGCGTCCAAAAAAAAAAGAGATGGTGCATGAATGAACCATAAGGAAGATGCTAGTGATACTTGAGGACGCGTCCTAAGAACCTATCGTATGAAATTCACTATCAATATGCGTCCTAGTAAGGTGTTGCCCTTATATGACCTTTAGTTAAAACGGCTTAAACATATGCCTTTAACAAAGGAAAATAAGACGCGCCTTGACGGGAAGACGCGTCCTACGTGGTTATGATGCGGAGGAATATTAATCGGCTGTTAGCAATTTGGGGGAAATATGATAAAATCCTAGAAACATGTAGTTGGGAGATCAGGGAAGCTAAACATGTTATATTTgcctatacatacatatatatacatacaaacgaACATGAAGAACAGTTGATATGAACATGAGATATACGAACGGTTTCTTGCTCATTAAAACCAATGTATTTGGCCAAATAAAGAAATAAGAAGAGATTTGTGTACCTTTTGAGTTTAGGAGTGGATTGAGCTAAAGAAATCAGGAAATGGCCGGCTAAATCGTTGGGGTTTCGAGCTCAAAGTTTAGAGGCGACGGTGATGGTGGTATTCTGAGAAGGTGAAGGATGAAAATGACGGTTACACCTCTGGGTATTTATAGGGAAAGATATAGCTGACATGGAGGACAGCTGTATGTTGCGAGTACAGAGTAAAGGCAAGACGCATCCTCTGCTTTGGACGCGTCCTGCGAACCAAATTTCATTGCTTGGATTGTAGGAtaaaaattccaattttgttCTTAACTGCAagtggaatttggggggtagttgttatatcCAAAATTTGGCATTGAGTTGATTCGGGTCAAATGCGGATTACATACGGTCAAACCTGATGTTGCGTTGTGGAAGGATAGGACGCGTCCTGACATATAGGACGCGCGTATATTTAAGTTGGTGCCTTATACTTTGGTAATAGCAAGCTTGGATATGGACGCGCCCACTTTTGGTTGACGCGTCAACATTAGGAAAATTACCTGGTAAATGTGATCTTGTGGCAATGAAAGAGGTAGGACGCGCTTGTCTCCACTGGGACGCGTCCTGTGGTTTTGCATGCTATAAGGAACAATTGATGAGGAAACAGGGTTGGATTTATGAAGGTGAGGACGCGCCCAAAgggttaggacgcgtcctgtttttggtctatatacttttgatgaGTTTAGGG from Apium graveolens cultivar Ventura unplaced genomic scaffold, ASM990537v1 ctg1043, whole genome shotgun sequence includes these protein-coding regions:
- the LOC141699685 gene encoding uncharacterized protein LOC141699685; the encoded protein is MMFKDQIGRTMEVYVDDMLVKSEVASDHIKHLMEMFNILRRFRMKLNPQKCVFGMESGKFLGFIVNHRGIEANLAKIKALMDMKAPTNVKQVQSLTGRIAALNRFVSKLSDRCKEFFKAIKLAGAVLVREEDGQQSPVYYVSKWLHDAETRYTSMKKLVLHKPESSGRMLKWAVELGQFDLEYVPRTAIKGQALADFLLKFDSEIDNKALVMLHPPRAEESLEEFPHPWWILHFYTTNNDAEYEALINGLKIALEMGVRNLITRSDSKLVVNQVNGGFKARGPRTELYLRCTQCLIGMLKEVRLECVPREKNSNADALAKMGSQQEAVLLESIPLEIQEIPNIPEIETMRVDEAPKKIWMTPILAYIRKGILPEDKFMARRLRYQAARYVIYDEVLYKRGFNQPLLRCVEEEEGNYILREVHEGICSNHSGVARWQ